AGCAAACTTGAACCGCTGCCGCCGAAATACCGGCGGATCAGCGGCACGATCGTCGTTACGCCCCAGAAACCGTACACGACCGACGGAATTCCCGCCAGCAGCGAGACGGCCGGACGCAGGATACGCGTCATGCGCGGCGACGCGAAGCGCGACAGATAGACGGCCGTCAATAAACCGGCGGGAGCGCCGATAAGCAGCGCCCCCGCGGTGACGTACAGCGATCCGAGAATCATGGGCAGGATTCCGTAGATATCGTTTCCCGGCCGCCAGCGAGTTCCCGAGAGGAACTCCCATACGCCGATCTTCATCATTCCGGGAATGCCGCCCGCGAAGAGGAAGACGCAGATCAGCGCTACGGCGATTACCGACGCCGCCGCGGCCGCGGCGAAAATCCACTTCGCGGCGTTCTCTTTGGCCTGAGTCATCGTTTTTATTTCAAAGTTTCCCAGTTTTCGATTTTGCCCGTATAGATGTCGCGCACCTGTTCCACGGTCAGCCCCTTCAACTCGTTGCCCTTGTTGACGATCACGGCGATGCCGTCCATGGCGATCGCGACCGGAGTCAGGCCGGCTTTCAGCTCGCTTTCCTTGAGGCCGCGCGAAGCCATGCCGAGGTCGCAGATGCCGGAGATGGCCGAGGTCATGCCGGTCGTGGAGTCGCTCGTCTGCACTTCGATCTCGGCGGCGGGGTTCACAAGCAGATAGGCTTCCTTGAGCTTTTCCATGATCGGCGCGATGCTGGACGAACCGGCGGCGACCACCTTGCCCGCGACGCGTTTGGCGGCGAAAGGAGCGGCTTTTTCATTGACGGCGACATAGCCGTTGTCGACGATGACCTTCTGTCCCTGAGCGCTCATGACGAAGTTGAGGAAAGCTTGCGCGGCGGGGCGGAGCTGTCCTTTCGCGGCGACGTTGAACGGACGTGCGATCTTGTAATCTCCCTTGCGGATATTTTCGGCCGTAGCCGCCGCGCCGCTGATGGCCAGAGCTTTTACGTCCGCCTTTTTGAGCGAGCCCATCGACGCGTAGCCGATGGCGTTGGGATTGCCGGCCACCATCGTCATCATGACCGAGGTGCTGTTGGTGATGTCGGCGTTGTCGGTCGTCATGTCGACCTTTTTGCCGTCAGTATCCTTCTGCTCCACGCCGAAAAGCTCGATAAACGCGCCGCGCGTGCCGGACCCCTCTTCGCGCGAGATCACGTCGATCCCGCCTTTTGCCACGGCGAACGCCGGCGCCGCACAGCTTACGCTCATAGCCAGAACAACTGCCGCCAA
The nucleotide sequence above comes from Pyramidobacter porci. Encoded proteins:
- the pstC gene encoding phosphate ABC transporter permease subunit PstC translates to MTQAKENAAKWIFAAAAAASVIAVALICVFLFAGGIPGMMKIGVWEFLSGTRWRPGNDIYGILPMILGSLYVTAGALLIGAPAGLLTAVYLSRFASPRMTRILRPAVSLLAGIPSVVYGFWGVTTIVPLIRRYFGGSGSSLLAAALLLGIMILPTIIAVSEAALNAAPRSYYEGALALGATHERAVFSVVLRAARSGVIAAMILGVGRAVGEAMAVMMVAGNRAVIPTSLFRGVRTLTSNIVMEMGYAADLHREALIATGVVLFAFILIVNLAFSLLRRRSQA
- a CDS encoding substrate-binding domain-containing protein, translated to MSMKKLAAVVLAMSVSCAAPAFAVAKGGIDVISREEGSGTRGAFIELFGVEQKDTDGKKVDMTTDNADITNSTSVMMTMVAGNPNAIGYASMGSLKKADVKALAISGAAATAENIRKGDYKIARPFNVAAKGQLRPAAQAFLNFVMSAQGQKVIVDNGYVAVNEKAAPFAAKRVAGKVVAAGSSSIAPIMEKLKEAYLLVNPAAEIEVQTSDSTTGMTSAISGICDLGMASRGLKESELKAGLTPVAIAMDGIAVIVNKGNELKGLTVEQVRDIYTGKIENWETLK